One region of Rana temporaria chromosome 9, aRanTem1.1, whole genome shotgun sequence genomic DNA includes:
- the RPS5 gene encoding 40S ribosomal protein S5, translated as MADWETVPVGAESPEIKLFGKWSTDDVQINDISLQDYIAVKEKYAKYLPHSGGRYAAKRFRKAQCPIVERLTNSLMMHGRNNGKKLMTVRITKHAFEIIHLLTGENPLQVLVNAIINSGPREDSTRIGRAGTVRRQAVDVSPLRRVNQAIWLLCTGAREAAFRNIKTIAECVADELINAAKGSSNSYAIKKKDELERVAKSNR; from the exons ATGGCAGACTGGGAAACTGTTCCTGTTGGGGCCGAGTCCCCTGAAATTAAACTGTTCGGGAAATGGAGTACCGATGATGTCCAGATCAATGACATCTCACTGCAG GATTACATTGCCGTTAAGGAGAAGTATGCCAAGTACCTTCCACACAGCGGAGGACGTTATGCCGCCAAGCGCTTCCGTAAGGCCCAGTGCCCCATTGTGGAGCGTCTGACAAACTCCCTCATGATGCACGGCAGGAACAACGGCAAGAAGCTGATGACAGTCAGGATTACAAAGCACGCCTTTGAAATCATCCACCTGCTGACTGGTGAG aaccCCCTGCAAGTGTTGGTGAATGCCATCATTAACAGTGGTCCTCGTGAAGACTCCACCCGTATCGGTAGAGCCGGTACAGTAAGAAGACAGGCTGTGGACGTGTCCCCACTGAGAAGAGTCAATCAG GCTATCTGGCTCTTGTGCACCGGAGCTCGTGAAGCTGCCTTCAGGAACATTAAGACCATTGCTGAATGTGTAGCCGATGAGCTCATCAACGCAGCAAAG GGCTCCTCTAACTCCTACGCCATCAAGAAGAAAGATGAATTGGAGAGAGTTGCCAAGTCCAACCGTTAA